A region from the Leptolyngbya iicbica LK genome encodes:
- a CDS encoding phycobiliprotein lyase translates to MEAMDFFQMSEGRWISQRTTHHLAMRRTELGQLEINASVLPATDSKVVEICQMHDVDPARAIGGAAVSWQGSMQWDEEGQTQEGATVLVLVPDTDSAQSGQLLREKGYAETSPVVGRYQVDDQDGLVLTTDYSTMSSVERFWFPNATTRIRTSTVIGLSNTASFCVETRMDVPDESSTVPSGDVAPEAIAIPAAQYSVLGW, encoded by the coding sequence ATGGAAGCGATGGATTTTTTTCAGATGAGTGAAGGTCGCTGGATTTCTCAGCGCACGACCCACCATCTTGCGATGCGTCGTACCGAACTGGGGCAGCTCGAAATTAACGCTTCTGTTTTGCCAGCTACGGACTCCAAAGTGGTGGAAATCTGCCAAATGCATGACGTTGACCCCGCCCGCGCGATCGGGGGTGCAGCGGTGAGTTGGCAAGGTTCTATGCAGTGGGATGAGGAGGGGCAGACCCAAGAGGGCGCCACCGTGCTCGTCTTGGTCCCCGATACCGACTCTGCCCAATCCGGCCAACTACTGCGCGAAAAGGGCTATGCAGAAACTTCCCCCGTGGTGGGTCGCTATCAGGTAGATGACCAGGATGGCCTTGTATTAACGACCGACTATTCCACGATGAGCTCGGTCGAGCGGTTTTGGTTTCCCAATGCGACGACTCGCATCCGCACCAGCACAGTCATTGGCTTATCGAACACCGCCTCATTTTGTGTCGAAACTCGGATGGATGTTCCCGATGAGTCCAGTACGGTTCCGAGCGGAGACGTTGCGCCCGAAGCGATCGCCATTCCCGCCGCGCAATATTCTGTCCTCGGCTGGTAA
- a CDS encoding mechanosensitive ion channel family protein, with protein sequence MKNFHRSIWRRSLRRRLAWSLVGLLLGLGCWAIAPPVTAQSEADAPPPPTAAPTEANSPTSEGGSLMVPNAQNPVINPLKTWTPYQIRELFAENDNQASDTAAIHLDGRTLFEVAAPISEEDTLNALERASAIETELERMAAEFLRTGNPDTLEVYYEVDEESNQPVIYVNGQMLMTVTYLDARINGINSLTLRAQQIVRSVETALLQYHQERQSAFLWQQVRWTLATLLITLLASFAISHFARQLSVQRQALKQGNSLAGRSPTPENLALASSGQVNHMRTTLLTKQRINSLGIVRDGLKIVQIFLWITSGLVVLGFFPYTRWLQPLIVDLMRLPVRLVLAGVVAYVVIQLASLWIDRLFLIFQGRTEVHLERSQRLILRLSTFSQVIKGVVAVVIVGITTLVILSWLGVRIGPLVAGAGLIGFAISFASQSLIKDIINGFLVLVEDQYGVGDVITVGAMSGFVETMNLRITQLRATDGQLITIPNSQINIVQNLSKEWSRVDLMIPVGLTADINQALQLVEDEATLMQRDEIWGSLILEPPLLLGVDDLNHAGATIRIWIKTQPLKQWDVAREYRRRLKLAFEAAQIPLGIPQQVVQVSGPYALSRFAHNGLHGQEEIEAIAPAPAPPTGSLNVTPDV encoded by the coding sequence GTGAAGAATTTCCATCGATCAATCTGGCGGCGATCGCTGCGCCGACGCCTGGCATGGAGCCTTGTGGGCCTGCTCTTGGGTCTGGGGTGTTGGGCGATCGCGCCGCCAGTCACGGCCCAAAGTGAGGCTGATGCGCCGCCCCCACCAACGGCAGCGCCGACTGAGGCCAATTCACCAACCAGTGAGGGCGGCTCCCTAATGGTGCCCAACGCTCAAAACCCGGTGATTAATCCGCTGAAAACCTGGACGCCTTATCAAATCCGGGAGCTTTTTGCGGAGAACGACAATCAAGCATCGGATACCGCTGCCATTCATTTAGATGGCCGCACCTTATTCGAGGTAGCGGCTCCCATCAGCGAGGAGGATACGCTCAATGCCCTCGAGCGGGCGTCGGCGATTGAAACTGAATTAGAGCGAATGGCCGCAGAGTTTTTGCGTACGGGTAATCCAGACACATTAGAGGTTTATTACGAGGTGGATGAAGAAAGTAATCAACCGGTCATTTACGTCAATGGCCAAATGCTGATGACGGTGACCTATCTGGACGCCCGGATTAACGGGATCAACAGCTTAACGCTACGGGCTCAACAAATTGTGCGGTCGGTTGAAACAGCGCTTCTCCAATACCACCAAGAGCGCCAGTCGGCCTTTCTATGGCAGCAGGTGCGCTGGACCCTGGCAACTTTGCTCATCACCCTGCTGGCGAGTTTTGCCATTAGTCATTTCGCGCGTCAGCTGAGTGTGCAGCGGCAGGCGCTAAAGCAAGGGAACTCGTTGGCGGGGCGATCGCCGACTCCAGAGAACCTGGCACTGGCGTCGTCGGGCCAGGTGAATCACATGCGCACAACCCTATTGACAAAGCAGCGGATTAACAGTCTTGGGATTGTCCGCGATGGGCTCAAAATTGTCCAGATATTTTTGTGGATTACGAGTGGGCTGGTGGTGTTAGGGTTTTTCCCTTACACCCGTTGGCTACAGCCGCTGATCGTGGATTTAATGCGGTTGCCGGTGCGCTTGGTGTTAGCCGGTGTGGTGGCCTATGTCGTGATTCAGTTAGCCAGTCTGTGGATTGATCGACTCTTTTTAATATTTCAAGGACGCACCGAAGTGCATTTGGAGCGATCGCAGCGCTTGATTTTGCGCCTGTCTACCTTTTCTCAAGTGATTAAGGGCGTGGTTGCGGTGGTCATTGTCGGCATTACCACTCTAGTCATTTTGAGCTGGCTGGGCGTGCGCATCGGCCCCCTGGTGGCCGGTGCCGGTTTAATTGGTTTTGCCATCTCATTTGCCTCCCAGAGCCTGATCAAAGACATCATCAACGGCTTTTTGGTGTTGGTTGAAGATCAGTATGGCGTGGGTGATGTCATTACCGTGGGCGCGATGTCGGGCTTTGTCGAAACCATGAACCTGCGCATCACCCAACTGCGGGCCACCGATGGCCAACTCATTACCATTCCCAACAGCCAAATCAATATTGTGCAGAACTTATCGAAGGAGTGGTCACGGGTAGATTTGATGATTCCGGTGGGGTTGACCGCCGACATTAATCAGGCCCTCCAATTAGTGGAAGATGAAGCGACTTTGATGCAACGGGATGAGATTTGGGGATCGTTGATTTTAGAGCCGCCGTTGTTATTGGGGGTGGATGACCTGAACCACGCCGGGGCCACCATTCGCATTTGGATCAAGACGCAGCCGCTGAAGCAGTGGGATGTGGCGCGAGAATATCGCCGCCGCCTAAAATTGGCGTTTGAAGCCGCCCAGATTCCCCTGGGGATCCCGCAGCAAGTGGTGCAGGTGTCCGGGCCGTATGCGCTCAGTCGGTTTGCCCACAACGGGCTGCATGGTCAGGAGGAGATTGAGGCGATCGCCCCAGCGCCAGCCCCACCCACCGGTTCACTGAATGTCACCCCAGATGTGTAA
- a CDS encoding alpha/beta fold hydrolase, translated as MSLSPAQTTPVAIAQHRYWYWRGWRIRYLVMPARSPQAELPPLLLLHGFGSSLDQWRDNLPELAQHRTVYALDLLGFGDSQKAATIFNTDLWSDQVQAFWQTWIGQPVALIGHSLGALVALHTAVKTPDMVERAVLLTLPAAREELLSGWIESLSRGAERLFSTPLLIRPIFQIFRRPGVIRGALRGIYQQRDRVDEALVQQFVQPTADRGAARTLCYLVRSRTEIQFTPETKQLVPQLTMPTLLLWGDADRVIPLSWGRQLAPLNPQLTLQVVPNLGHCAYDEDPALINRLILVWLAESPESSSTAVDSTDSEHRS; from the coding sequence ATGTCGCTATCCCCTGCTCAGACTACCCCCGTCGCGATCGCCCAACACCGCTATTGGTATTGGCGGGGTTGGCGCATTCGTTATCTGGTGATGCCCGCGCGATCGCCCCAGGCGGAGTTGCCACCACTCCTGTTGCTCCACGGGTTTGGGTCGAGCTTAGACCAGTGGCGCGACAACCTACCCGAGTTGGCACAACATCGCACGGTGTATGCGTTGGACCTGTTGGGATTTGGGGATTCTCAAAAGGCAGCCACCATCTTTAACACCGATTTGTGGAGTGACCAAGTACAGGCATTTTGGCAAACCTGGATCGGCCAACCCGTTGCCCTGATCGGTCACTCTTTGGGCGCTTTGGTGGCCTTGCATACAGCAGTTAAGACACCCGACATGGTGGAACGAGCCGTCTTGCTCACCTTGCCCGCCGCCCGCGAAGAGCTGCTCTCTGGGTGGATTGAGTCCCTTTCTCGCGGGGCCGAACGGTTGTTTTCGACGCCATTACTGATCCGCCCCATTTTCCAGATCTTTCGCCGCCCGGGAGTAATTCGAGGCGCCTTACGGGGAATTTATCAGCAGCGCGATCGCGTGGATGAGGCATTGGTGCAGCAATTTGTGCAACCAACGGCAGACCGGGGTGCAGCCCGCACGTTGTGTTACTTAGTGCGATCGCGGACCGAAATCCAATTCACCCCCGAAACCAAACAGTTGGTCCCCCAGCTCACGATGCCCACCCTGCTGCTGTGGGGCGACGCGGATCGGGTGATTCCCCTGTCTTGGGGACGACAACTCGCCCCCCTGAATCCACAACTCACCTTACAGGTTGTCCCTAACCTGGGGCACTGTGCCTATGACGAAGATCCAGCGCTGATCAACCGACTCATCCTGGTTTGGTTGGCTGAATCGCCAGAGTCATCCTCAACGGCTGTTGACTCTACCGACTCAGAGCATCGCAGCTAA
- a CDS encoding serine/threonine-protein kinase, whose amino-acid sequence MTTQNSPLQLSDYRGAGRRSSRRRQLHKPGHMFRERYRIVKVLAAGGFGVTYLAQDGGIPGSPLCVIKQLCPKVSNPLSLERAKRRFRKEAKVLAKVGSHSQIPRLLDYFTINDGFYLVQEYVPGEVLTREVRRDGPQSEREVKLFLREILPVVKFIHRCKIIHRDIKPPNIIRCADDGRLVLIDFGAVRECLGDLGDGGYQIPITQFVGTPGFAPPEQQALRPTYASDIYALGMTCLFLLTGKTPIEFDSDPKTGAILWRHLVAVSEHFATVLTKMLCPDVVDRYESVEDLMRALLLEEHFDDLAPGLSYQPRTRSAVEPEDPELTSVEGYLTPIQRQAIAIRRWRTRHHKADSQTFPNTGFSMNTSSASPHRNF is encoded by the coding sequence ATGACTACTCAGAATTCACCGCTTCAATTATCGGATTATCGAGGCGCTGGTCGACGTTCTTCGCGTCGCCGTCAGCTCCACAAACCGGGACACATGTTTCGGGAGCGGTACCGCATTGTGAAAGTGCTGGCAGCGGGGGGCTTTGGGGTCACCTATCTGGCTCAAGACGGCGGCATTCCGGGCAGTCCCCTTTGTGTGATCAAGCAGCTCTGTCCTAAGGTTAGTAATCCCCTGTCGCTAGAGCGAGCCAAACGACGCTTTCGCAAAGAGGCCAAAGTCTTAGCCAAAGTCGGCAGCCATTCCCAGATTCCTCGACTCCTGGACTATTTCACCATCAACGACGGCTTTTACTTAGTGCAGGAATATGTGCCGGGTGAGGTTTTGACCCGGGAAGTCCGGCGAGACGGGCCGCAGAGCGAGCGCGAGGTGAAGCTGTTTTTGCGGGAAATTTTGCCCGTTGTGAAATTTATTCACCGCTGCAAAATCATCCATCGTGATATCAAACCCCCCAACATTATTCGCTGTGCCGACGATGGTCGTCTGGTGCTGATTGATTTTGGTGCGGTGCGAGAGTGCCTAGGCGATTTGGGCGATGGCGGTTATCAAATTCCGATTACTCAGTTTGTGGGGACCCCAGGGTTTGCGCCGCCAGAGCAGCAAGCTTTGCGCCCGACGTATGCCAGCGATATTTACGCCCTGGGCATGACCTGCCTCTTTTTGCTGACGGGTAAAACCCCCATCGAGTTTGACTCTGATCCCAAAACGGGGGCGATTTTGTGGCGGCACTTGGTGGCTGTGAGTGAGCACTTCGCGACCGTGTTGACCAAAATGTTGTGCCCCGATGTGGTGGACCGGTATGAATCGGTGGAAGATCTGATGCGGGCGCTGCTGCTAGAGGAGCATTTTGATGACTTGGCTCCCGGGCTTAGCTATCAGCCGAGAACGAGGTCAGCTGTTGAGCCAGAAGATCCAGAGCTGACGTCAGTAGAGGGCTATTTAACGCCGATTCAACGGCAGGCGATCGCGATTCGCCGCTGGCGCACTCGCCATCACAAGGCCGATTCCCAGACTTTCCCCAATACCGGATTTTCGATGAACACCAGTTCGGCATCTCCCCATCGCAATTTTTGA
- a CDS encoding sensor histidine kinase, with protein MSKPSLRSRLFRAQLIVLAIGMLTLATVGWLYSPRLFVVRLRRVEIGNFRAAQLQGQLVDVFQFALGRGLLWAALVGGISASSLSYWMSKRIIEPLLEMEEITGAFAAGDLDRRLPEYEILELTRLAHSVNHMAADIQSVEQRRRDLVSDLSHELRTPLTILKGYLEGMADGTIAPDPIVYERLARETQRLQRLVNDLQELSQLESGYLPIHPQPTDLLELLNYVVRRFADQQLPDAPVQLQLDVPSKLPLAQADAERIEQVMVNLLGNALRHTQEGTVRVRAWKDAKQLWVAVEDTGPGIAPEDVPHVFDRFWRADRSRDRVSGGTGIGLTICRRLIGLHGGHIEVESAIGQGSIFRFNLPIASATTPPTAPHPPRQEETV; from the coding sequence ATGAGTAAACCTAGCCTACGCAGTCGCCTCTTTCGTGCTCAGCTCATCGTGCTGGCGATTGGCATGCTGACCCTGGCCACTGTCGGCTGGTTGTACTCTCCACGACTTTTTGTGGTGCGACTACGACGAGTCGAAATCGGCAACTTTCGGGCTGCTCAGCTTCAGGGGCAGTTAGTCGATGTGTTTCAGTTTGCGTTAGGTCGGGGCCTGTTATGGGCCGCTTTGGTGGGGGGCATTTCGGCCAGTTCCCTGAGCTATTGGATGTCTAAACGGATTATCGAACCACTGCTGGAAATGGAGGAAATCACGGGGGCATTTGCCGCCGGTGATTTAGATCGGCGGCTGCCGGAATACGAAATCTTGGAACTGACGCGCCTGGCTCACAGCGTGAATCACATGGCGGCTGACATTCAAAGTGTGGAGCAGCGACGGCGGGATTTAGTGAGTGACCTGTCCCACGAGCTCCGCACGCCGCTGACGATTCTCAAGGGCTATTTAGAGGGCATGGCCGACGGCACGATCGCCCCCGATCCCATCGTTTATGAACGTCTCGCACGGGAGACTCAACGGTTGCAGCGACTGGTCAACGACCTGCAGGAACTGTCGCAGCTCGAGTCCGGCTATTTGCCGATTCATCCCCAGCCGACAGACCTGCTAGAACTATTGAATTATGTAGTGCGTCGATTTGCCGATCAACAATTACCCGACGCGCCCGTCCAGCTTCAGCTCGATGTTCCGTCTAAGCTGCCGCTGGCGCAGGCCGATGCCGAACGCATTGAGCAGGTCATGGTGAATCTTTTGGGCAATGCCTTACGTCATACTCAGGAGGGAACTGTGAGGGTGCGCGCTTGGAAAGATGCCAAGCAACTGTGGGTGGCCGTCGAAGACACCGGGCCGGGCATTGCCCCCGAAGATGTGCCCCATGTGTTCGATCGCTTTTGGCGGGCCGATCGCTCCCGCGATCGCGTCTCTGGCGGTACGGGCATTGGGCTTACCATTTGTCGCCGTTTGATCGGGCTGCACGGCGGGCATATTGAGGTAGAAAGCGCGATCGGTCAGGGCAGCATCTTTCGGTTTAATTTGCCCATCGCCTCAGCCACGACCCCGCCAACCGCTCCGCATCCCCCACGACAGGAAGAAACCGTGTAA
- a CDS encoding response regulator transcription factor yields the protein MDILVVEDEREIAHLIQLYLEKEGFTVHLCHRGDQAVQMAQTIQPDVVVLDLMLPGLDGLEVCARIRQQPGEKDPYIMMVTAKGEELDRIIGLSTGADDYLVKPFSPRELVARVRALLRRSLRQGGQSPQLQSPHFQIDPQQREAVRSQPDQAPETLSLTTLEFDLLATFVSYPGRVWTRPQLIDKLWGDDFYGDERIVDAHVARLRKKVEPDPAQPTFIKTVIGVGYKFEDEPDVV from the coding sequence ATGGACATTCTGGTTGTCGAAGATGAACGAGAAATTGCCCATCTCATCCAGCTATATCTGGAAAAAGAGGGGTTCACAGTCCATCTCTGTCACCGGGGCGACCAGGCTGTTCAGATGGCGCAAACGATTCAACCCGATGTGGTGGTGTTAGATCTGATGTTGCCGGGCCTCGATGGTTTAGAGGTGTGTGCCCGCATTCGCCAACAGCCCGGCGAAAAAGATCCTTACATAATGATGGTGACCGCGAAGGGCGAAGAACTTGATCGCATCATCGGCCTCTCTACGGGCGCTGATGACTATTTGGTGAAGCCCTTTAGCCCGAGGGAATTGGTGGCCCGAGTGCGGGCGCTGCTCCGTCGCAGTCTCCGGCAGGGGGGGCAGTCACCGCAGTTACAAAGTCCCCATTTTCAAATTGATCCCCAACAGCGAGAAGCGGTGCGATCGCAGCCCGATCAAGCGCCAGAAACCCTTTCCCTCACGACGCTGGAATTTGACCTCTTGGCAACATTTGTCAGCTATCCGGGGCGGGTGTGGACACGACCGCAATTAATTGACAAGCTTTGGGGCGATGACTTTTACGGCGATGAACGCATTGTGGATGCCCATGTCGCTCGCCTGCGCAAAAAAGTAGAGCCCGATCCCGCCCAACCCACTTTCATCAAAACGGTGATTGGCGTGGGCTACAAATTTGAAGACGAGCCGGATGTTGTATGA
- the tsaA gene encoding tRNA (N6-threonylcarbamoyladenosine(37)-N6)-methyltransferase TrmO — MPKLPPKDYVESVDWPQTVTLQPIGWVRSPYTERHGTPRQSQLSHPPADYEPAIARIELFEEVVPAIALKDLAGFDYLWVIAWLHLNQNWNPTVMPPRGPRVRRGTLATRAPHRPNPLGLSATRILNVEGNVIEVAGIDFLDRTPVLDIKPYVPYCDAFPQAKAGYVDEAEAAIAAETDIFGQAGHPLK; from the coding sequence ATGCCCAAACTGCCCCCCAAGGACTATGTGGAGTCGGTCGATTGGCCGCAGACGGTGACGCTACAGCCCATTGGCTGGGTGCGATCGCCTTACACTGAACGCCACGGTACGCCCCGCCAATCGCAGCTCTCGCACCCACCTGCCGACTATGAACCGGCGATCGCTCGCATTGAGCTTTTTGAGGAGGTCGTCCCCGCGATCGCCCTCAAAGATTTGGCTGGGTTTGACTACCTTTGGGTGATTGCCTGGCTGCATTTAAACCAAAATTGGAATCCGACGGTGATGCCACCGCGCGGGCCACGAGTCCGCCGGGGCACTTTAGCGACTCGGGCTCCCCATCGCCCCAATCCCCTGGGGCTCAGCGCTACCCGCATTCTCAATGTTGAAGGTAACGTGATTGAAGTTGCCGGCATTGATTTTTTAGACCGCACGCCCGTACTGGATATCAAGCCTTACGTGCCCTACTGCGATGCTTTTCCCCAGGCTAAGGCAGGCTATGTGGATGAGGCCGAAGCGGCGATCGCGGCGGAAACGGACATCTTTGGTCAGGCCGGTCATCCCCTCAAATAA